The window GCGCATTGGTGTGGGTGCGCTGACCGCGCACCGGCAGACCACGGCGATGGCGCAGGCCGCGATAGCAGCCGAGGTCCATCAGCCGCTTGATGTTGATGCCGACCTCGCGACGGAGGTCGCCCTCGACCATATAGTCGCGGTCGATGACTTCGCGGATCTGCAGGACCTCCTGGTCGGTCAACTGGCTGACGCGACGGTCCGCCGGGATCTTGACCTTCTCGATGATG of the Bradyrhizobium quebecense genome contains:
- the rpsM gene encoding 30S ribosomal protein S13 — encoded protein: MARIAGVNIPTNKRVLIALQYIHGIGQKNAADIIEKVKIPADRRVSQLTDQEVLQIREVIDRDYMVEGDLRREVGINIKRLMDLGCYRGLRHRRGLPVRGQRTHTNARTRKGPAKAIAGKKK